One window of Methanogenium organophilum genomic DNA carries:
- a CDS encoding cobalt-precorrin-4/precorrin-4 C(11)-methyltransferase, whose protein sequence is MQKIFIVGAGCGDPGLITVKGKEILDRADVLIYAGSLVNPELVHACPAAEKYDSWGMKLAEMTEIMIAAAKDGKTVVRLHSGDPALYGAIIEQVEILNNAGIEVVRVPGVSSFFGAAASLGIQYTLKGVSESVIITRPAGKTLDEDQIREFSGLGQTMVVFLGTEHMEKIFEQVQCPPQTPAAVIYHATWPDEKIVRGTVADIAEKARAAGIEKTALIIIGEVVNPDGPSYTHSHLYG, encoded by the coding sequence ATGCAGAAAATATTCATTGTCGGGGCCGGATGCGGCGATCCGGGCCTGATCACGGTAAAGGGAAAAGAGATCCTGGACCGGGCCGATGTCCTCATCTATGCCGGGTCTCTTGTCAACCCGGAACTTGTTCATGCCTGCCCTGCGGCAGAAAAATATGACAGTTGGGGGATGAAACTGGCGGAGATGACAGAGATCATGATTGCGGCGGCAAAGGACGGCAAAACGGTCGTTCGCCTCCATTCCGGAGACCCGGCACTCTACGGTGCAATCATCGAGCAGGTGGAGATCCTGAACAATGCGGGGATCGAGGTCGTTCGGGTTCCGGGCGTCTCGTCCTTTTTCGGAGCGGCAGCGTCGCTTGGCATTCAGTATACCCTGAAAGGTGTCTCGGAATCGGTCATCATCACCCGTCCGGCTGGAAAGACGCTGGACGAGGACCAGATTCGCGAATTCTCTGGACTCGGGCAGACGATGGTCGTATTTCTGGGGACAGAGCACATGGAGAAGATCTTTGAACAGGTGCAGTGCCCCCCCCAGACGCCTGCGGCGGTCATCTATCACGCGACATGGCCCGACGAGAAGATTGTGCGGGGGACGGTCGCTGATATCGCAGAGAAGGCACGGGCCGCGGGCATTGAGAAAACCGCACTCATCATCATCGGTGAAGTGGTGAATCCCGATGGGCCGTCCTATACCCATTCCCACCTCTACGGATGA
- a CDS encoding cobalt-factor II C(20)-methyltransferase — translation MLVAVGIGPGDSELLTVKAVKLIEEADQVFVPGNVAKEIIAPYREDPVVLSFPMTADEGYITECMETNADTIAPAAENGLAVFCILGDPNFYGTFGRLCAVLDEKYPDIEYSTVPGVSSITAFAAATGLSLSGGIEISDGSENTALLRMKVRRPRETADELKKSGYTTFILAEKMYMDGQKIYHTDELPEESPYFSILYAGK, via the coding sequence ATGCTTGTTGCTGTTGGTATTGGCCCAGGAGACTCAGAGCTTTTGACCGTAAAGGCAGTGAAACTGATTGAAGAAGCCGATCAGGTATTTGTACCCGGAAATGTGGCAAAGGAGATTATTGCACCATACCGGGAGGACCCGGTGGTGCTCTCCTTTCCCATGACTGCTGATGAAGGCTACATCACAGAATGCATGGAGACAAACGCTGACACAATCGCACCGGCTGCAGAAAACGGTCTTGCCGTATTCTGTATTCTGGGTGACCCGAATTTTTACGGGACATTTGGCAGGCTCTGTGCGGTGCTGGATGAGAAATATCCGGATATTGAGTATAGCACTGTCCCCGGTGTCAGCTCAATAACGGCGTTCGCTGCTGCTACCGGTCTCTCCCTCTCCGGGGGTATTGAGATCTCAGACGGGTCTGAGAATACCGCACTGCTCCGGATGAAGGTACGAAGGCCCAGAGAAACGGCAGACGAACTGAAGAAATCAGGATATACTACCTTTATTCTGGCTGAAAAAATGTATATGGACGGCCAGAAGATCTATCATACAGACGAACTCCCGGAAGAGAGTCCGTATTTTAGTATATTATATGCCGGGAAGTGA
- the cbiT gene encoding precorrin-6Y C5,15-methyltransferase (decarboxylating) subunit CbiT yields the protein MRLKGGPTQDEVMAVSLFKLGIQDGDVMADVGCGTGKISIQASGICCHIYAIDRRAEAIDYAKREIENAGAENITLLHGDAVHALDEIGALDCAFIGGSGNIETVLDKLAEKVSGRIVVNAVLLDTVSRAVAKMKELGIFVEVVHLQVSRSYELVGDLMFKPIHPVFIIVGEVKQ from the coding sequence ATGCGACTCAAAGGCGGACCGACACAGGACGAGGTGATGGCAGTATCCCTCTTTAAACTCGGAATACAGGACGGGGATGTCATGGCTGACGTAGGGTGCGGGACCGGCAAAATCTCCATTCAGGCGTCCGGCATCTGCTGTCACATATACGCGATTGACCGGCGTGCTGAAGCAATTGATTATGCAAAGCGGGAGATTGAAAACGCGGGAGCAGAGAATATCACCCTGCTGCATGGAGATGCTGTCCATGCCTTAGATGAGATCGGTGCCCTTGACTGTGCCTTTATTGGTGGTTCGGGAAACATCGAGACAGTCCTCGACAAACTGGCAGAGAAAGTCAGTGGAAGAATCGTGGTAAATGCTGTTCTTCTGGACACTGTCTCACGGGCGGTTGCAAAAATGAAAGAGCTTGGTATATTTGTTGAAGTCGTACATCTTCAGGTGTCACGGTCCTATGAACTGGTGGGTGATCTGATGTTCAAACCGATTCATCCTGTTTTTATTATCGTTGGAGAGGTGAAGCAGTAG
- a CDS encoding DUF2162 domain-containing protein: MQDITIILTSGTLIGIAILAIKSGLGCGLSGLNNKEIIGFAAGYGIIAFLVGLVATMVSPDVTDMVLGAGIGMHLIIAAGLLYFGIQTRKRWLSGKKDISRRTFLWVSVPCPACMTATFLACIVLIDTTGISGIAISVLVSLILAAGIVISAIGISLASTRGGWNNPSSLGSAMIMLGLFYLLCPLFIPAYIEAQQIKGQITMSFPTNTGTGLLILFIPICAGFVISRIQRARSGGIL, encoded by the coding sequence ATGCAGGACATCACCATAATCCTCACAAGCGGCACCCTCATTGGAATCGCCATTCTTGCGATAAAATCAGGCCTCGGGTGCGGCCTGTCAGGACTGAATAATAAGGAAATCATCGGTTTTGCCGCTGGATACGGCATAATTGCATTCCTTGTCGGACTGGTTGCAACCATGGTATCTCCCGACGTGACCGATATGGTATTAGGCGCGGGTATTGGCATGCACCTAATCATTGCTGCCGGACTGCTCTATTTCGGAATACAAACACGAAAACGATGGTTATCCGGGAAAAAAGACATCTCAAGAAGAACATTTCTCTGGGTATCCGTTCCGTGTCCGGCATGCATGACCGCAACCTTCCTCGCCTGTATTGTCCTCATCGATACGACCGGCATTTCAGGTATCGCCATTAGTGTTCTGGTATCCCTGATCCTTGCAGCTGGCATTGTCATATCAGCGATCGGAATTTCCCTGGCATCCACCCGTGGCGGATGGAACAATCCGTCCAGCCTGGGAAGCGCCATGATTATGCTTGGCCTCTTCTATTTGCTCTGCCCGCTCTTCATCCCGGCATACATTGAGGCGCAACAGATCAAGGGTCAGATCACCATGTCATTCCCGACAAACACAGGAACCGGACTCCTCATTCTCTTCATACCCATCTGTGCCGGGTTCGTGATCAGTAGAATACAGCGAGCACGGTCAGGAGGGATATTATAA
- a CDS encoding MotA/TolQ/ExbB proton channel family protein, with product MEVASSVMEVLFLFSEALLYPAILLLIALVIWALVMIGQVVSEYSGRVRDIGKIREAGKQAHKEITADNPAGARKAFTNIPLNPMVRKFVTDISGFFGDSKLPIEAEKLLQDYELIIGKELQHLKILTRTAPMLGLMGTLIPLGPALMGLSSGNIQALASNLVVAFSTTVLGLLVGGIAYAIMVVRRGWYFQDFSDMEYIVEGLE from the coding sequence ATGGAAGTCGCATCATCCGTCATGGAAGTACTGTTCCTCTTCTCTGAAGCACTGCTGTATCCGGCAATCCTGCTTTTAATCGCCCTTGTCATCTGGGCACTCGTCATGATTGGCCAGGTCGTCTCCGAATATTCAGGAAGAGTCAGGGACATCGGAAAGATTCGGGAGGCAGGAAAACAGGCACACAAAGAGATTACTGCGGATAACCCCGCCGGTGCAAGAAAGGCATTTACAAACATCCCCCTGAACCCGATGGTCAGGAAATTTGTCACCGATATCAGCGGCTTCTTTGGAGATAGCAAATTGCCCATCGAAGCAGAAAAACTGCTCCAGGACTATGAACTCATCATCGGAAAGGAATTACAGCACCTGAAGATCCTCACCCGTACCGCCCCGATGCTTGGCCTTATGGGAACACTCATCCCGCTTGGCCCGGCACTGATGGGACTATCCTCAGGAAATATCCAGGCACTGGCATCCAATCTGGTCGTTGCCTTCAGCACCACGGTGCTGGGCCTGCTTGTTGGTGGAATCGCCTATGCTATCATGGTGGTCAGGCGTGGCTGGTATTTCCAGGACTTCTCTGACATGGAGTACATTGTGGAGGGACTTGAATGA
- a CDS encoding DUF2149 domain-containing protein: MRKRQRQRQRQRRYLTEEEDDDPLAGMANLFDVAMVFAVALLVALVLSYNMPEMLDDQSTVTLVKNPGTPDMEIIVKDQNEITVLNMTDQVSGGQGTKMGTAYRLENGQVIYVPDTETTE, translated from the coding sequence ATGAGAAAGAGACAGAGACAAAGACAAAGACAAAGACGCTATCTCACAGAAGAGGAGGACGATGACCCCCTTGCAGGCATGGCCAACCTCTTTGATGTTGCCATGGTCTTTGCCGTCGCTCTCCTCGTGGCACTGGTACTCTCCTATAATATGCCCGAGATGCTGGACGATCAGTCCACCGTGACTCTCGTGAAAAACCCCGGCACACCCGACATGGAGATCATCGTCAAAGACCAGAATGAGATCACCGTGCTGAATATGACAGATCAGGTGTCAGGCGGACAGGGCACCAAAATGGGCACTGCCTATCGTTTGGAGAATGGTCAGGTCATATATGTACCTGATACCGAAACAACCGAATAA
- a CDS encoding cobaltochelatase subunit CobN — translation MRLNEKNRWEWLCAMMLIVFLIVAPAAAEEMGNSGMNVTTPYESVTEEIQENVTEVEIPVPTAETTPAPEAPVMERHRLAIVTGDPCNTDDLNNATLDAPLDVTLLNNSEALTYDFSSEALIFAASVDEAALEQICATMKPNVSVVVYDLPDGMDVGTPADATITAYWTNCCTENFHNMIVYMDNIYFENDTPVDPPVIPECETEHVITIITNDPERQSSVTNATGMTDLIVTLCNETEAGLHDFSADELIFAASVNNGTLALIDSAITENTTLVVYEAPVNSTIGTPADETIIQLWEEGGDENVLNLLRHIEETYFGNETALLRQQATLLAEAEGEELSIVIIIGGESYVPMYLEAGEKCPANVTVYSSKLLPDDLNLTGYDLIFMEMFGAGIDIIEPAVNNATAAGVPVAVIHAGTYEYLGTVNMTPHAYVEEYWENSGPENAQRLINYLSAAICGADIPIEDPIQTPSECIYHPDSEELFETLDAYMEWYATNGTYDLTKPTIGIIFYDSHYKSGDLAGDHAIMREFEAQGANILTVFLDYNNPHVIDRFFVKDGVPVVDAIVNTRCFRFYGSGSNPERGIEELTTYNIPIINALVDYSKTPEEWVNCTDGITSSKVGYSIGMPELDGQTEFIWTAGRGIDPRTEAIGFRPITPVAEQISWLVERVIALSDLRNNANSGKKVAIVYYNHGGGRDNLGASYLDIVPSLTNLLDAMEDEGYAIDGEVPTEDELLDLMLLQGRNVGTWAPGELDSMVEEGDVVLLPAEQYAEWFHELPADKQEEVIAKWGEPPGEIMVYNNGGQDYLVIPTVSFGNVILTPQPTRGWLQDEAVLYHDTDLPPHHQYIAFYLWLQNQFDADAIVHFGRHGTQEWLPGKERGLSATDDWPPLLIGDIPNIYPYIMDGLGEGTQAKRRGNAVIIDHLTPPIVAAGLYGDFSTLHEKIHAYSATNITVKEEYRKSITTLYQEMNINATLDCSVDEIEAMSDDEFSEFINGDLHEYLHELGDEFIPYGLHILGEPPEDGDLVSLVRAMLGEEFEEDVGTIYPEPDSISAAHGNCTVIEALLTEVLLNGTDPAAAQETVLGDSSAAVTADLNTAIDYAADIEACSVEIPAIINALGGGYIPPNTGGDPVRSPESLPTGNNFHSFDSRLMPTEEAWNVGVQMAEEMLEQYGEAHDGAYPDKAAFVLWACESMRHEGVTECEALYLLGVKPVWSKGKVKGVELIPSAELGRPRIDVVFIASGLYRDTFSDKIELLDDAVRLAAQAEDDLYPNYVSENSEELYATLITNGYDEETARRLSMSRIFSAAPGAYGTGLSSAIDSSDTWENEDKLTDLYLSKLGYVYNGEDWGEPNKALFRDNLGDVDAAVHSRSSNLYGLVDNDDCFQYFGGLSMVIKSISGTGPDMFITDLRSAGKPQTTTLSDFILKELDARYFNPKWIEGMMEHGYAGARYMDKKFLENLWGWSVTNPDIISSDVWDKVFDVYVNDKNNLGLDEFFAENPYAYQSMVGRMMEAARKGYWDADSEALETLAREYQESVRTNGVTCCHHTCGNLALSSYIQGVMNALAQKNADDSSDDPSAEVLKQTAAAAAPTTEIPLAVEDDQSGAESMTNTTVTGGYGENAQEPAAPQVAPPDVGVSGQVMEKVTKNNADSGSTSTPIAPIIIVCIIIAAVFVGIRWKKI, via the coding sequence ATGAGATTAAACGAAAAAAACCGATGGGAGTGGCTCTGTGCCATGATGCTCATTGTTTTCCTGATCGTTGCACCGGCAGCAGCAGAGGAAATGGGCAATTCGGGAATGAATGTGACAACACCATATGAATCTGTAACAGAAGAGATTCAGGAGAACGTCACAGAAGTTGAAATACCGGTACCGACAGCAGAAACAACACCCGCACCGGAAGCACCGGTGATGGAACGCCACAGACTGGCGATCGTCACAGGAGATCCCTGCAACACAGACGATCTGAATAACGCCACTCTGGATGCACCACTGGACGTAACACTCCTGAATAATTCCGAAGCGCTCACATACGATTTTTCTTCGGAAGCACTCATCTTTGCCGCGTCCGTGGATGAAGCAGCACTGGAACAGATCTGTGCTACGATGAAACCGAATGTGTCAGTAGTGGTCTACGACCTTCCCGACGGGATGGATGTTGGAACACCGGCAGATGCTACCATTACAGCATACTGGACCAACTGCTGTACAGAGAACTTCCACAATATGATTGTCTACATGGACAATATCTACTTCGAAAATGATACCCCTGTAGATCCGCCTGTCATACCGGAATGTGAAACCGAACACGTCATTACCATCATTACCAATGATCCGGAAAGACAGAGTTCGGTTACCAATGCAACCGGCATGACAGATCTGATTGTCACACTCTGCAATGAAACAGAAGCAGGACTTCATGACTTCAGTGCAGATGAACTGATCTTTGCCGCATCTGTCAATAACGGAACGCTGGCACTGATTGATTCGGCCATCACTGAGAACACGACCCTTGTGGTGTATGAAGCACCGGTCAATTCCACCATTGGAACTCCCGCAGACGAGACGATTATTCAGTTGTGGGAAGAAGGCGGCGATGAAAACGTCCTGAACCTGCTCCGGCATATCGAGGAGACCTACTTCGGAAATGAAACAGCGCTCCTCCGGCAGCAGGCAACACTCCTCGCAGAAGCAGAAGGGGAAGAACTCTCGATTGTGATCATCATCGGTGGAGAAAGCTATGTCCCGATGTATCTTGAAGCAGGAGAGAAGTGCCCCGCAAATGTCACGGTCTATTCATCCAAACTCCTGCCGGATGATCTTAACCTTACCGGATATGACCTGATCTTCATGGAGATGTTTGGTGCAGGTATCGACATCATTGAACCTGCGGTGAACAACGCAACCGCTGCAGGCGTTCCGGTAGCGGTCATCCATGCAGGGACATATGAGTACCTGGGGACCGTCAATATGACTCCCCATGCGTATGTGGAAGAATACTGGGAGAACAGTGGACCAGAGAATGCACAGAGACTGATTAATTATCTCAGTGCCGCCATCTGTGGTGCCGATATCCCCATCGAGGATCCTATTCAGACCCCTTCAGAGTGTATTTATCACCCTGACTCGGAAGAGCTGTTTGAGACTCTGGACGCCTACATGGAATGGTACGCCACAAACGGCACCTACGATCTGACAAAACCAACGATTGGCATCATCTTCTATGACAGCCACTACAAATCAGGCGATCTCGCTGGTGACCATGCGATCATGAGAGAATTCGAGGCACAGGGCGCAAACATCCTTACTGTCTTCCTGGATTATAATAATCCACACGTCATTGACCGCTTCTTCGTCAAAGACGGAGTTCCGGTCGTCGACGCCATCGTCAACACCCGATGCTTCAGGTTCTATGGCTCAGGGTCAAATCCCGAGAGAGGAATTGAGGAGCTCACCACCTACAACATACCAATCATCAACGCTCTGGTGGACTATTCAAAAACACCGGAAGAGTGGGTGAACTGCACGGACGGCATCACTTCCTCAAAGGTCGGTTACTCCATCGGAATGCCGGAACTGGACGGCCAGACTGAGTTCATCTGGACCGCTGGCAGAGGAATTGATCCCCGGACAGAGGCTATCGGATTCCGCCCCATCACCCCTGTCGCAGAACAGATCAGCTGGCTTGTAGAAAGAGTCATTGCACTCTCAGATCTCAGAAACAACGCAAATTCCGGGAAAAAAGTCGCCATAGTCTACTATAACCACGGCGGTGGCAGGGACAATCTTGGCGCCAGCTACCTTGACATCGTGCCGAGTCTGACCAATCTCCTGGATGCCATGGAGGATGAGGGCTACGCAATTGATGGCGAGGTCCCAACCGAGGACGAACTCCTTGACCTGATGCTCCTTCAGGGAAGAAATGTCGGTACATGGGCTCCCGGAGAGCTTGACAGCATGGTAGAAGAAGGGGACGTGGTCCTGCTTCCTGCCGAACAGTATGCTGAATGGTTCCACGAGCTCCCGGCAGACAAGCAGGAAGAGGTGATCGCGAAATGGGGAGAGCCACCTGGCGAGATCATGGTCTATAACAACGGCGGACAGGACTATCTTGTGATTCCCACCGTCTCCTTTGGTAATGTAATTCTTACTCCACAGCCTACCAGAGGATGGCTGCAGGACGAGGCAGTACTGTACCACGACACAGATCTTCCTCCCCACCACCAGTATATCGCCTTCTATCTCTGGCTGCAGAATCAGTTTGATGCTGACGCCATTGTGCACTTCGGAAGACACGGCACGCAGGAGTGGCTCCCCGGAAAAGAACGTGGACTCTCCGCAACAGACGACTGGCCACCGCTCCTCATTGGTGACATTCCCAACATCTACCCATACATTATGGACGGACTCGGTGAAGGAACACAGGCAAAGAGGAGAGGCAATGCCGTCATTATTGACCACCTGACTCCGCCAATCGTTGCGGCAGGTCTATACGGTGACTTTTCGACTCTTCACGAAAAGATACACGCATACAGTGCAACAAACATCACCGTGAAAGAGGAATACCGGAAAAGCATCACCACCCTGTACCAGGAGATGAATATCAACGCCACCCTCGACTGCTCCGTAGATGAGATTGAGGCGATGTCGGATGACGAATTCAGCGAATTCATCAACGGTGACCTCCACGAGTACCTGCACGAACTCGGTGACGAGTTCATCCCCTATGGACTGCATATTCTCGGGGAACCGCCGGAAGATGGCGATCTTGTATCCCTCGTCAGGGCGATGCTCGGTGAGGAGTTTGAGGAAGATGTCGGAACCATCTATCCGGAACCGGATAGTATTTCAGCGGCACACGGCAACTGCACGGTCATTGAAGCCCTCCTTACAGAAGTGCTTCTCAATGGAACCGACCCTGCAGCGGCACAGGAAACCGTTCTCGGCGATTCTTCAGCTGCTGTAACCGCAGACCTGAACACGGCAATCGATTATGCCGCAGACATCGAAGCGTGCTCTGTTGAAATCCCCGCAATCATCAATGCGCTTGGCGGCGGCTATATCCCACCCAATACCGGCGGCGATCCGGTCAGAAGCCCTGAAAGTCTCCCCACCGGCAACAATTTCCACTCCTTTGACTCACGACTGATGCCCACAGAGGAGGCATGGAATGTCGGTGTGCAGATGGCAGAGGAGATGCTCGAGCAGTACGGCGAAGCACACGACGGTGCCTATCCTGACAAGGCAGCATTTGTCCTCTGGGCATGTGAATCGATGCGTCATGAGGGTGTGACAGAATGTGAAGCACTCTACCTTCTCGGGGTAAAACCTGTATGGAGCAAAGGGAAGGTCAAAGGCGTGGAACTCATCCCGTCCGCTGAACTCGGACGGCCCAGAATTGATGTGGTCTTTATCGCATCAGGACTCTACAGGGATACTTTCTCGGATAAAATTGAACTGCTCGATGATGCAGTACGCCTTGCAGCACAGGCCGAAGACGACCTCTATCCGAACTATGTGTCAGAGAACAGCGAGGAGCTGTATGCAACGCTCATCACCAACGGATATGACGAGGAAACCGCCCGGCGCCTCTCAATGTCAAGAATATTCTCCGCCGCACCGGGTGCATACGGCACCGGCCTGTCTTCTGCGATTGATTCCAGTGACACATGGGAGAATGAGGACAAACTCACTGACCTCTACCTCAGTAAACTGGGATATGTCTATAATGGCGAAGACTGGGGCGAACCAAACAAAGCTCTCTTCCGGGATAACCTCGGGGATGTAGATGCAGCGGTCCACAGCCGGAGTTCCAATCTCTACGGACTTGTTGACAACGACGACTGTTTCCAGTATTTCGGAGGTCTCTCAATGGTGATTAAGTCAATCTCAGGCACAGGGCCTGATATGTTCATCACCGATCTCCGGTCCGCCGGCAAACCGCAGACCACAACCCTCAGTGATTTCATCCTGAAAGAACTGGATGCACGTTATTTCAATCCGAAATGGATTGAAGGGATGATGGAACACGGCTATGCAGGGGCACGCTACATGGACAAAAAATTCCTGGAGAACCTCTGGGGATGGAGTGTGACAAACCCTGACATCATCTCGAGCGATGTCTGGGACAAGGTCTTTGATGTCTATGTCAATGACAAGAACAATCTCGGTCTCGATGAATTCTTCGCCGAGAACCCCTACGCATACCAGTCCATGGTCGGACGGATGATGGAAGCCGCCCGCAAAGGCTACTGGGACGCTGACAGTGAAGCACTGGAAACACTTGCACGTGAATACCAGGAGTCTGTCCGGACGAATGGTGTTACATGCTGCCACCACACATGCGGTAACCTTGCACTTTCAAGCTATATTCAGGGTGTGATGAATGCCTTGGCGCAGAAAAACGCTGATGACAGCTCTGATGACCCGTCAGCAGAAGTGCTGAAGCAGACTGCAGCGGCAGCGGCACCAACAACGGAGATACCGTTGGCAGTGGAGGACGACCAGTCCGGTGCGGAATCCATGACCAACACGACAGTCACCGGCGGATATGGTGAAAACGCACAGGAACCCGCTGCTCCTCAGGTGGCACCACCCGATGTCGGTGTCTCCGGACAGGTGATGGAGAAAGTTACGAAAAATAACGCGGACAGCGGATCAACCAGCACACCCATTGCACCGATTATCATCGTGTGCATTATCATCGCTGCCGTCTTTGTAGGTATCCGGTGGAAGAAAATATAA
- a CDS encoding cobyrinate a,c-diamide synthase has protein sequence MIPTIIIAGTHSGCGKTTISGALMSALVKRGLIVQPFKVGPDFIDPTHHTAICGRQSRNLDPYMMGEDGVIDTFTRASAGADIAVIEGVMGLFDGLEGEDTGSTAHVAKILGCPVVLVVDAKGASRSVNAQVLGFATFDRNVNIGGAIFNRVGSKRHAAMIAVSLAAPAFGYVPWDREKSVESRHLGLQMAHETSSISEFRDILEENCDVDAIIGIAQSNFAVRDGEPDGALTAHAVRIGVAYDPAFNFYYADNFDRLRHAGAELVFFSPLTEHLPDVDALYFGGGYPELHRTELEQSPCRAEVKRAADRGLPIYAECGGLTYLTESIEMDGIRTKMCGVIPAETVKMGRFQALGYVDAACTAEDCLLPKGTSYRGHEFHYTKVDAAADVRFALELKRGRGIEDGKDGIYLQNVLAGYTHAYFTEKMASGLVHTIQSVQ, from the coding sequence ATGATTCCCACCATCATCATCGCCGGCACCCACAGCGGGTGCGGAAAGACCACCATCTCGGGTGCACTGATGTCCGCTCTCGTGAAACGGGGGCTCATCGTCCAGCCGTTCAAAGTCGGCCCGGATTTTATTGACCCCACCCATCACACCGCTATATGCGGGAGACAGTCCCGGAACCTTGACCCCTATATGATGGGAGAGGACGGGGTCATTGACACGTTCACGCGTGCGTCTGCCGGTGCCGATATTGCCGTGATTGAAGGAGTCATGGGCCTTTTTGACGGGCTTGAAGGGGAGGACACCGGCAGCACCGCACATGTGGCAAAGATTCTTGGCTGTCCGGTTGTTCTGGTTGTTGATGCAAAAGGTGCCTCACGCAGTGTTAATGCGCAGGTGTTGGGGTTTGCCACATTTGACCGGAATGTGAACATCGGTGGTGCCATCTTCAACCGGGTCGGCAGTAAACGACACGCAGCGATGATTGCGGTGTCTCTTGCCGCACCTGCGTTCGGGTATGTCCCCTGGGATAGGGAGAAAAGTGTTGAGAGCAGGCATCTCGGTCTCCAGATGGCACATGAAACCAGTTCAATTTCTGAATTCAGGGATATTCTTGAGGAGAACTGTGATGTCGATGCAATCATAGGAATTGCACAGAGCAATTTTGCTGTCCGGGACGGTGAACCTGATGGTGCTCTTACGGCACATGCGGTCCGGATTGGGGTTGCCTATGATCCGGCCTTCAATTTCTATTACGCGGATAATTTTGACCGGCTACGACATGCGGGTGCAGAACTGGTCTTCTTCAGTCCCCTCACAGAGCACCTGCCTGATGTGGATGCACTGTATTTCGGCGGCGGATATCCCGAACTTCACCGCACAGAACTGGAACAATCGCCCTGCAGGGCAGAGGTGAAGAGGGCAGCAGACAGGGGACTTCCCATCTATGCAGAATGCGGGGGGCTTACCTATCTCACGGAGAGTATCGAGATGGACGGCATACGCACAAAGATGTGCGGTGTCATACCGGCGGAGACGGTGAAGATGGGGCGGTTTCAGGCACTGGGATATGTGGATGCAGCGTGCACGGCAGAAGACTGTCTCCTTCCGAAAGGAACCTCATACCGGGGGCATGAATTCCATTATACCAAAGTGGATGCCGCCGCAGATGTGCGGTTCGCCCTTGAATTAAAGCGTGGCCGTGGTATTGAAGACGGCAAAGACGGGATTTATCTTCAGAATGTGCTGGCAGGGTATACCCATGCATATTTCACGGAAAAAATGGCATCCGGGCTGGTGCATACCATTCAGTCTGTGCAATGA